Proteins from a single region of Bogoriella caseilytica:
- a CDS encoding dihydroxyacetone kinase subunit DhaK, producing MSYFHNGRERFVPDLIDSLLMTEEVERLDIPEGHVLIRAGASPSEQVAVISGGGSGHEPAHAGFLGEGMLTAAVPGSLFASPPVGAILAAIRAVTGTGGCLLIIKNYTGDRLNFGLAAERARAEGLDVRTVLMGDDVALPDHDQPRGLAGTVLVHKVAGHLAATGASLDEVTAAAERTAGAVRTIGLALGPATMPTETPQQGGQEDSRGAELGLGIHNEPGARAVDIDAAHQAVGLALEALSAPEILDAGGEAGVVAVLNDLGGCSPQENLILTRELLTQLGVEHIRRLVGPAPLMTSLDMHGFSVSLLPATDELLAALDAPTTAPGWPGVRAPRLSRDPVRVAEGASSSVDSTEATADGVVEAAVMRGGAALTEARTELDELDRVAGDGDAGETFSAGAAAIAALIENGELGFAEPAPALRQVASKLEGVMGGSSGVLLAILFTAMARSFDEQGGRAGGAAAWAAALEEGIAAMQHHGGASEGDRTMLDALLPAQRALATGSLADAVAAAEQGAQSTAGLEAKAGRAAYVPGESIRGKPDAGAVAVTRFLTALLG from the coding sequence ATGTCCTACTTCCACAATGGTCGCGAACGCTTTGTTCCTGACCTGATCGATTCCCTGCTCATGACCGAGGAGGTCGAGCGCCTCGATATCCCCGAAGGACACGTCCTGATCCGAGCCGGCGCGAGCCCGAGCGAGCAGGTGGCGGTCATTTCCGGTGGTGGCAGCGGGCACGAGCCCGCTCACGCCGGCTTCCTCGGGGAGGGCATGCTCACGGCAGCTGTGCCCGGCTCGCTCTTCGCCTCACCCCCGGTGGGTGCGATCCTGGCCGCCATCCGGGCGGTCACCGGCACCGGTGGCTGCTTGTTGATCATCAAGAACTACACCGGCGATCGCCTGAACTTCGGACTGGCTGCCGAGCGAGCACGCGCCGAAGGCCTGGATGTGCGCACCGTGCTCATGGGCGACGACGTCGCCCTGCCGGATCACGACCAGCCGCGCGGTCTGGCCGGCACGGTGCTGGTGCACAAGGTGGCCGGTCACCTGGCGGCCACCGGTGCCTCCCTCGACGAGGTCACGGCCGCCGCGGAACGCACAGCCGGGGCCGTGCGCACGATCGGTCTCGCTCTCGGCCCCGCCACGATGCCGACCGAGACCCCGCAGCAGGGCGGACAGGAGGACTCCCGCGGTGCCGAGCTGGGCCTGGGAATCCACAACGAACCCGGTGCTCGTGCCGTGGACATTGATGCCGCGCATCAGGCCGTGGGTCTGGCCCTGGAGGCGCTGAGCGCCCCGGAGATCCTCGACGCCGGTGGTGAGGCCGGCGTGGTGGCGGTACTGAATGACCTGGGTGGCTGTTCACCCCAGGAGAACCTCATTCTCACGCGCGAACTGCTCACCCAGCTGGGGGTCGAGCACATCCGCCGGTTGGTGGGCCCAGCGCCGCTGATGACCTCGCTCGACATGCACGGATTCTCCGTGTCCCTGCTGCCCGCCACCGACGAGCTGCTGGCTGCGCTGGACGCGCCAACCACTGCCCCTGGATGGCCTGGGGTGCGCGCCCCACGGCTCTCGCGCGACCCCGTGCGGGTAGCGGAGGGCGCGTCGTCGAGCGTCGACTCTACCGAGGCCACGGCAGATGGCGTGGTGGAAGCGGCGGTGATGCGCGGCGGTGCGGCGCTGACCGAGGCACGGACGGAGCTTGATGAACTCGATCGTGTGGCCGGCGACGGCGATGCCGGCGAGACCTTCAGCGCCGGCGCCGCGGCCATCGCGGCACTGATCGAGAATGGCGAGCTGGGCTTTGCCGAACCGGCCCCCGCCTTGCGCCAGGTGGCGAGCAAGCTCGAAGGCGTGATGGGCGGATCCTCAGGAGTGCTGCTCGCCATCCTCTTCACGGCGATGGCGCGCAGCTTCGATGAGCAGGGTGGCCGTGCGGGCGGGGCCGCAGCGTGGGCCGCTGCTCTCGAAGAAGGCATCGCTGCCATGCAGCACCACGGAGGCGCATCCGAGGGCGACCGGACGATGCTCGACGCCCTCCTGCCCGCCCAGCGGGCGCTGGCCACTGGCTCTCTGGCTGACGCCGTCGCCGCGGCTGAGCAGGGTGCCCAGAGCACGGCTGGACTCGAGGCCAAGGCCGGGCGGGCCGCCTACGTTCCCGGCGAGAGCATTCGGGGTAAGCCCGACGCCGGCGCCGTGGCGGTGACCCGCTTCCTCACGGCGCTGCTCGGCTGA
- a CDS encoding AlkA N-terminal domain-containing protein produces MDAVFAERYRAVAARDRRFDGQFVTAVSSTGIYCRPSCPARTPKAENLTFYLTSAAAHAAGYRACRRCLPEASPGAPEWNLRQDLAGRAMRLIRDGALNVAGVADLAATLGYSSRQVHRALVAELGAGPLSLARAHRAQTARALLVGTELSMADVAFAAGFTSVRQFNATIAEIFHLTPQQIRSRLHRSGGGQAVPGPSPVLGPEARGSDLSEAPHLVVDLALPVRQPFDAPGLFTFLAERCLTGVETAQIGDELRYARTLRLPHGPGAVEVRANCQHGQWALALRCELSSLADLPVAVARVRRMFDLDADPQAVDEALGSDPALGPLVAAVPGTRLPGTAEPEEYVVRAIVGQQISVAAARTHLTRLAELLGTPYASSFDGLHLLFPTPQEIHAGVPAPERLNPDRPLRLTARSITTVRAATAAINESRLAVHSGVAPAELRERLLAIPGVGPWTAAYLALRVMSHPDDWMTGDVALVAGAKALRLLDPELPPARAHRELEDHARQWAPWRSYAAMHLWRAASDTAAQRRRHRS; encoded by the coding sequence ATGGACGCCGTCTTCGCCGAGCGCTACCGGGCCGTGGCGGCCCGCGATCGGCGCTTCGACGGGCAGTTCGTCACCGCGGTGTCCTCCACGGGCATCTACTGCCGCCCCTCGTGCCCCGCCCGGACGCCGAAGGCCGAGAACCTCACCTTCTACCTGACCTCTGCCGCCGCCCACGCAGCGGGCTACCGCGCCTGCCGGCGGTGCCTACCGGAAGCCAGTCCTGGTGCGCCGGAGTGGAATCTGCGCCAAGACCTCGCCGGACGGGCCATGCGTCTGATTCGCGACGGCGCTCTGAACGTCGCCGGCGTGGCGGACCTCGCCGCGACCCTGGGCTACAGCAGTCGGCAGGTGCATCGGGCACTCGTGGCCGAACTGGGAGCCGGTCCCCTCTCCCTGGCCCGGGCCCATCGCGCCCAGACCGCCCGCGCACTGCTCGTGGGCACCGAGCTGTCCATGGCAGACGTCGCCTTCGCCGCGGGCTTCACCTCGGTGCGTCAGTTCAACGCCACCATCGCGGAGATCTTCCACCTCACGCCCCAGCAGATCCGCTCGCGCCTCCACCGTTCTGGTGGGGGACAAGCTGTTCCCGGCCCCAGCCCCGTCCTCGGCCCCGAAGCTCGGGGCTCGGACCTCAGCGAGGCGCCACACCTCGTGGTCGACCTCGCCCTCCCCGTCCGCCAACCCTTTGACGCACCGGGCCTCTTCACCTTCCTCGCCGAACGCTGCCTCACCGGGGTGGAGACGGCGCAGATCGGGGACGAACTGCGTTACGCCCGCACACTGCGCCTGCCGCACGGGCCCGGGGCGGTGGAGGTCCGCGCAAACTGCCAGCACGGGCAGTGGGCGCTCGCCCTGCGATGTGAGCTCTCCTCCCTGGCTGACCTTCCCGTGGCGGTGGCCCGGGTGCGGCGGATGTTCGATCTGGACGCCGACCCGCAGGCCGTCGATGAGGCGCTCGGCAGCGATCCGGCACTCGGGCCGCTCGTGGCCGCCGTACCGGGCACGCGTCTCCCCGGCACAGCCGAACCCGAGGAGTACGTGGTCCGCGCCATCGTGGGCCAGCAGATCTCTGTAGCGGCCGCCCGCACCCACCTCACCCGTCTCGCGGAGCTGCTGGGAACTCCGTATGCGTCATCCTTCGACGGCCTGCACCTGCTCTTCCCCACACCCCAGGAGATCCACGCCGGGGTGCCGGCACCGGAGCGCCTGAACCCCGACCGCCCCCTGCGCCTCACCGCGCGCTCGATCACCACCGTACGCGCCGCCACCGCCGCGATCAACGAGAGCCGCCTGGCTGTCCACTCCGGGGTCGCTCCGGCGGAACTGCGCGAGCGGCTCCTCGCGATCCCGGGTGTCGGACCGTGGACAGCTGCCTACCTGGCGCTACGGGTCATGTCCCATCCCGATGACTGGATGACCGGGGATGTGGCCTTGGTCGCCGGAGCTAAGGCTCTTCGCCTCCTCGACCCTGAGCTGCCGCCCGCCCGGGCACACCGCGAGCTCGAGGACCACGCACGGCAGTGGGCGCCCTGGCGTTCCTACGCCGCCATGCACCTATGGAGGGCCGCCAGTGACACGGCGGCCCAAAGGAGACGACACCGCTCATGA
- a CDS encoding methylated-DNA--[protein]-cysteine S-methyltransferase, whose translation MIHSLTMATPDGPFTIIGTRDHVLASGWTTETRELLALIHPELRPSQAPDDQHVLADARAAVEAYYAGDPGAPSRIPVHQRSTAGREHAWEVLRAVAPGSPLTYAQYADHCGTPTAVRAAAGACARNATALFVPCHRIIRSDGTLGGFRYGLEIKRSLLEREAVAS comes from the coding sequence ATGATCCACTCCCTCACGATGGCCACACCCGACGGTCCCTTCACCATCATCGGCACCCGGGACCACGTGCTCGCCTCCGGATGGACCACGGAGACCAGGGAACTGCTCGCGCTGATCCACCCGGAACTGCGACCATCACAGGCACCTGACGACCAGCACGTGCTCGCCGATGCTCGTGCTGCGGTCGAGGCCTACTACGCCGGCGACCCCGGGGCGCCATCGCGCATTCCGGTGCATCAGCGTTCCACGGCAGGGCGTGAGCATGCCTGGGAGGTCTTGCGCGCGGTCGCTCCGGGGTCGCCGCTCACCTACGCGCAGTACGCCGACCACTGCGGGACCCCCACGGCCGTGCGCGCCGCAGCTGGAGCCTGTGCTCGCAATGCCACTGCACTCTTCGTGCCGTGCCACCGCATCATTCGCAGCGACGGGACACTGGGCGGTTTCCGCTACGGCCTCGAGATCAAGCGGAGCCTGCTGGAGCGAGAGGCCGTCGCAAGCTGA
- a CDS encoding TetR/AcrR family transcriptional regulator has protein sequence MSTTRRFEIAQAAAQEILVAGYEGASLASIAERIGLTKGALAYHFKTKADIAKHLSDVVRQATDQAVRYARQEYPDSGACRLLLSSLVMERWRAAEPQVAAGIALFGDPGSPVDSDDLVAYWKQLGREFFEFARTHRELSTQLDPDEAAELLLVTLLGGPVYLTHMRVDEPVTAMLRFVRLALKSAGYTRADSDAEQVLARYEHSLPELHVD, from the coding sequence ATGTCCACCACCAGACGATTCGAGATTGCCCAGGCCGCTGCGCAGGAGATCCTCGTCGCGGGGTACGAGGGCGCCTCCTTGGCGTCCATCGCGGAGCGCATCGGTCTCACCAAGGGCGCTCTCGCCTACCACTTCAAGACCAAGGCAGACATTGCGAAGCACCTCTCCGATGTCGTGCGACAGGCGACGGACCAGGCGGTGCGGTACGCGCGGCAGGAGTACCCCGACTCGGGTGCGTGCCGGCTGCTGCTCAGTTCTCTGGTGATGGAGCGCTGGCGGGCGGCCGAACCGCAGGTGGCCGCTGGCATCGCGCTCTTCGGTGACCCCGGCTCCCCGGTCGACTCAGACGACCTGGTCGCATACTGGAAGCAGCTCGGCCGTGAGTTCTTTGAGTTCGCCCGGACCCATCGCGAACTCTCCACTCAGCTCGACCCCGACGAAGCCGCCGAGTTGCTCCTGGTGACACTGCTCGGCGGACCGGTCTACCTCACGCATATGCGCGTGGACGAGCCGGTCACTGCCATGCTGAGGTTCGTGCGCCTCGCGCTGAAGTCCGCAGGCTATACCCGCGCCGATTCCGACGCCGAGCAAGTTCTCGCGAGATACGAGCACAGCCTCCCCGAGCTACACGTCGACTGA
- a CDS encoding DLW-39 family protein gives MKKVLLITAAAVAGYFAWLKIQQDREERDLWREVTDSFGEQPTR, from the coding sequence ATGAAGAAGGTACTGCTCATCACCGCTGCTGCCGTGGCGGGCTACTTCGCTTGGCTGAAGATCCAGCAGGACCGCGAAGAGCGCGATCTCTGGCGTGAGGTGACTGACAGCTTCGGTGAACAGCCCACGCGCTGA
- a CDS encoding DUF3566 domain-containing protein: MSTHTPDSAPPPPPPPEDDSYGPGTDYSASSAPESASQSMREPASVSPSAASAAGSAPSAAGAATQTLPASHSGRYDDATAPQSGTPASTSAHSAAATAEPAAAPGPRRVRLAVSRVDPWSAMKLSFLLSFAIGIMMVVATAVVWFAFDSMMVFASVEELLESIGSEALLELMQYVEFDRVMSFATIVAVFDVLLLTALGTIMAFVYNIIAALVGGLHLTLTDD, from the coding sequence GTGAGCACGCACACCCCGGATAGCGCTCCGCCGCCGCCCCCACCGCCGGAGGACGACTCCTACGGCCCGGGCACGGACTACAGCGCGTCCTCCGCGCCGGAATCGGCGAGCCAATCGATGCGCGAGCCCGCGTCCGTGTCGCCCAGTGCGGCATCGGCAGCAGGGAGCGCGCCGTCCGCGGCTGGCGCGGCCACGCAGACCCTGCCCGCGTCGCACTCCGGTCGCTACGATGATGCCACCGCTCCGCAGAGCGGCACCCCGGCGTCCACTTCGGCACACAGCGCCGCGGCTACGGCAGAACCGGCAGCGGCGCCAGGGCCTCGCCGCGTGCGCCTCGCGGTTTCGCGGGTCGACCCGTGGTCGGCGATGAAGCTCTCCTTCCTGCTCTCCTTCGCCATCGGCATCATGATGGTGGTCGCCACCGCGGTGGTGTGGTTCGCCTTCGACTCCATGATGGTCTTCGCCTCGGTGGAGGAGCTCCTCGAGTCGATCGGCTCCGAGGCGCTGCTCGAACTCATGCAGTACGTCGAGTTCGACCGGGTGATGTCCTTCGCCACGATCGTGGCGGTCTTCGACGTCCTGCTGCTCACGGCACTCGGCACGATCATGGCCTTCGTGTACAACATCATCGCTGCCCTGGTCGGCGGCCTGCACCTGACCCTGACCGATGACTGA
- the gyrA gene encoding DNA gyrase subunit A produces MATAIGAVVPPRDHVERVDLQAEMQRSYLDYAMSVIVSRALPDVRDGLKPVHRRVLYAMYDGGYRPDSSFSKCARVVGDVMGHYHPHGDGAIYDALVRLVQPWAMRVPLVTGQGNFGTPGDLGAAAPRYTECKLAPVAIEMVRDIGKDTVDFVDNYDGRSREPSVLPARYPNLLVNGSEGIAVGMATRIPPHNMIEVAEGVKWFLENPEATKEELLAALMQRIKGPDFPTGATILGTRGIEDMYRTGRGSVTQRAVVEVEELQGRTCLVVTELPYQVNPDRLAEKQIAEGVAAGRLTGIADVRDETSGRAGQRLVIVLKRDAVPKVVLNNLYKHTSLQENFSANMLALVDGVPRTLSLDGFIRHWVNHQIEVIVRRTRYDLADAEAKIHILDGQLKALDALDEVIALIRRSASAEAARTGLMELLDIDQLQADAILAMQLRRLAAMERQELVDRHARLESEILDYRDILARPDRQRSIVGDELAEIVEKHGDERRTTVLPFDGEMSMEDLIPEEDVVFTVTRGGYVKRTRVDNYRAQRRGGKGVRGAQLREDDVIEHFGVTTTHHWLLFFTNLGRVYRAKAYELPEGGRDAKGQHVANVLAMQPGETIAQVVPLRAYDRAEYLVLATQRGLVKKTRLSEYDTPRSGGVIGINLREIDGEVDKVIAARLVNSSDDLLLVSRKGQSLRFTATDETLRPMGRATSGVTGMKFRDGDELLSMDVVRDDSQVFVITEGGFAKRTAVGEYRVQGRGGLGIKVANLVEDRGDLVSALIVDETDEVLVIMNGGKIVRSAVAEVNLTGRNTQGVTFARPDKNDRIIAVARNLETKVDAEVAVEAEGESSSADAGDGAAQTASAAETVASGDSESPAETEVGGES; encoded by the coding sequence CTGGCGACCGCGATCGGCGCTGTGGTCCCCCCACGTGACCACGTCGAGCGGGTGGACCTGCAAGCCGAGATGCAGCGGTCCTACCTGGACTACGCGATGTCGGTCATCGTCTCGCGCGCCCTGCCCGATGTGCGCGACGGGCTCAAGCCGGTGCACCGCCGAGTGCTCTACGCGATGTACGACGGCGGGTACCGCCCCGATTCCTCCTTCTCCAAGTGCGCGCGCGTGGTCGGCGACGTCATGGGTCACTACCACCCGCACGGTGACGGCGCGATCTACGACGCCCTGGTGCGTCTCGTCCAGCCCTGGGCCATGCGCGTGCCGCTGGTGACCGGTCAGGGCAACTTCGGCACCCCCGGCGACCTCGGCGCGGCCGCTCCGCGGTACACCGAGTGCAAGCTGGCCCCGGTCGCCATCGAGATGGTCCGGGACATCGGCAAGGACACCGTCGATTTCGTCGACAACTATGACGGCCGCTCGCGCGAGCCCTCCGTGCTGCCGGCGCGTTACCCCAACCTGCTGGTCAATGGTTCCGAGGGCATCGCCGTCGGTATGGCCACCCGCATCCCGCCACACAACATGATCGAAGTGGCCGAGGGCGTGAAGTGGTTCCTCGAGAACCCCGAGGCCACCAAGGAAGAGCTGCTCGCCGCGCTCATGCAGCGCATCAAGGGCCCGGACTTCCCCACCGGCGCCACCATCCTCGGCACCCGCGGCATCGAGGACATGTACCGCACCGGCCGGGGCTCGGTCACGCAGCGCGCCGTCGTCGAGGTCGAGGAACTCCAGGGCCGCACCTGCCTGGTGGTCACCGAGCTGCCCTACCAGGTCAACCCGGACCGCCTGGCCGAGAAACAGATCGCCGAGGGGGTGGCCGCCGGCCGTCTCACGGGTATCGCCGATGTGCGCGATGAGACCTCCGGCCGCGCCGGCCAGCGTCTTGTCATCGTGCTCAAGCGCGATGCGGTGCCCAAGGTGGTGCTGAACAACCTCTACAAGCACACCTCCTTGCAGGAGAACTTCTCCGCCAACATGCTGGCCCTGGTGGACGGGGTGCCACGCACCCTGAGCCTGGACGGCTTCATCCGCCACTGGGTGAACCACCAGATCGAAGTCATCGTCCGGCGAACCCGCTACGACCTGGCCGACGCCGAAGCCAAGATCCACATCCTTGACGGCCAGCTCAAGGCCCTGGACGCCCTCGATGAGGTCATCGCCCTGATCCGCCGGTCGGCCAGCGCCGAGGCAGCACGCACCGGCCTGATGGAGCTGCTCGACATCGACCAGCTCCAGGCCGACGCGATCCTGGCGATGCAGCTGCGCCGTCTTGCGGCCATGGAGCGACAGGAACTCGTGGACCGGCACGCCCGCCTGGAGTCCGAGATCCTGGACTACCGCGACATCCTCGCCCGCCCCGATCGCCAGCGTTCCATCGTGGGTGACGAGCTCGCCGAGATCGTGGAGAAGCACGGCGACGAGCGCCGCACCACCGTCCTGCCCTTCGACGGCGAGATGTCCATGGAGGACCTCATCCCGGAAGAGGACGTGGTCTTCACCGTCACGCGTGGCGGCTACGTCAAACGCACCCGGGTCGACAACTACCGTGCGCAGCGCCGCGGCGGCAAGGGCGTGCGCGGGGCACAGCTCCGCGAGGACGATGTCATCGAGCACTTCGGTGTCACCACCACCCACCACTGGCTGCTGTTCTTTACCAACCTCGGGCGGGTCTACCGTGCCAAGGCCTACGAGTTGCCCGAGGGTGGCCGTGACGCGAAGGGCCAGCACGTGGCCAACGTGCTCGCGATGCAGCCCGGGGAGACCATCGCCCAGGTGGTGCCGCTGCGCGCGTACGACCGCGCCGAGTACCTGGTGCTCGCCACCCAGCGCGGGTTGGTGAAGAAGACCCGCCTGAGTGAGTACGACACCCCCCGCAGTGGCGGCGTGATCGGCATCAACCTGCGTGAGATCGACGGTGAGGTCGACAAGGTCATTGCCGCGCGGCTGGTGAACTCCTCCGACGATCTGCTCCTGGTGTCCCGCAAGGGACAGTCGCTGCGCTTTACCGCCACGGACGAGACGCTGCGGCCGATGGGCCGGGCCACCTCGGGAGTGACGGGCATGAAGTTCCGTGACGGCGACGAGCTCCTCTCCATGGACGTCGTCCGGGACGACTCCCAGGTCTTCGTCATCACCGAGGGCGGCTTCGCCAAGCGCACCGCAGTCGGCGAGTACCGCGTCCAGGGCCGCGGTGGCCTGGGCATCAAGGTGGCCAACCTCGTTGAGGATCGCGGTGATCTGGTCAGCGCGCTCATCGTGGATGAGACCGATGAGGTGCTGGTGATCATGAACGGCGGCAAGATCGTGCGATCCGCGGTGGCCGAGGTCAATCTGACCGGCCGGAACACCCAGGGCGTGACCTTCGCCCGCCCGGACAAGAACGATCGGATCATCGCCGTGGCCCGGAACCTGGAGACCAAGGTGGATGCCGAGGTCGCCGTGGAGGCCGAGGGTGAGAGCTCGTCCGCTGACGCCGGAGACGGCGCTGCGCAAACCGCGTCGGCGGCGGAGACGGTAGCGTCGGGTGACAGTGAATCGCCCGCCGAAACCGAGGTCGGAGGAGAGTCGTGA
- the gyrB gene encoding DNA topoisomerase (ATP-hydrolyzing) subunit B, which translates to MVDHSADVPAQPTTPEGPAAIGPATSSEAVIPSAATPGSVPVEQSYGGENITVLEGLDAVRKRPGMYIGSTGERGLHHLVYEVVDNAVDEALAGYCDTIDVTILDDGGIRVVDNGRGIPVDVVPSEGKPAVEVVLTVLHAGGKFGGGGYSVSGGLHGVGVSVVNALSSRLHVEVKRDGFVWSMDFVDGVPTGPLRQGEATEDTGTTVTFWASENTFETTDYSFETLRSRFQQMAFLNKGLKLVLTDERAGVTDVGDEITGEAGESAEGVDLTPRTGHREVTYKYDNGLRDYVAHLNSAKRSEPVHPEIITLEAEDTDRQLSAEIALQWTGAFSESVHSYANTISTTEGGTHEEGFRSALTSLLNKYARDKGFLKERDDNLTGEDIREGLTAVISVKLGEPQFEGQTKTKLGNTEARTFVQTQLYSHLGDWLDAHPGEAKDIFRKGQQAAAARLAARKAREATRRKSLLESASMPGKLKDCSTRDPRRSEIFLVEGDSAGGSAVRGRDPETQAILPLRGKILNVEKARLDRALGNQEIQALITAFGTGIGEEFDITKLRYHKIVLMADADVDGQHIATLLLTMLFRYMRPLVEAGHVYLAQPPLYRLKWTNAEHQYVYTDREKDALLAEGAKVGWRLPKESGVQRYKGLGEMNDEELWETTMNPETRTLRQVTIEDAAASDEMFAVLMGEDVESRRSFIQRNAHDVRFLDI; encoded by the coding sequence GTGGTCGACCACAGTGCCGATGTTCCGGCTCAGCCCACTACCCCCGAGGGGCCCGCGGCGATCGGACCGGCAACCTCCAGCGAGGCGGTCATTCCCAGTGCCGCAACGCCTGGTTCCGTCCCTGTCGAGCAGTCGTACGGCGGCGAGAACATCACCGTTCTCGAAGGCCTCGATGCGGTGCGCAAGCGCCCCGGTATGTACATCGGATCCACCGGTGAGCGCGGCTTGCACCACCTGGTCTACGAAGTCGTGGACAACGCCGTGGACGAGGCACTGGCCGGCTACTGCGACACCATCGACGTGACGATCCTGGACGACGGCGGGATCCGCGTGGTCGACAACGGCCGCGGTATCCCGGTCGACGTCGTGCCCTCCGAGGGCAAGCCCGCCGTCGAGGTGGTCCTCACGGTGCTGCACGCCGGCGGCAAGTTCGGCGGCGGCGGTTACTCGGTCTCCGGTGGCCTGCACGGTGTGGGCGTCTCCGTGGTGAACGCCCTGTCCTCGCGGCTACACGTCGAAGTCAAGCGCGACGGATTCGTGTGGTCGATGGATTTCGTGGATGGGGTGCCCACTGGGCCTCTGCGTCAGGGTGAGGCGACGGAGGACACCGGTACCACGGTGACCTTCTGGGCCAGCGAGAACACCTTCGAGACCACGGATTACAGCTTCGAGACGCTGCGCTCGCGTTTCCAGCAGATGGCCTTCCTCAACAAGGGCCTCAAGCTGGTGCTCACGGACGAGCGTGCCGGGGTGACCGATGTCGGTGATGAGATCACCGGCGAGGCCGGTGAGAGCGCCGAGGGCGTCGACCTCACCCCGCGTACCGGTCACCGCGAAGTGACCTACAAGTACGACAACGGCTTGCGGGACTACGTGGCGCACCTGAACTCGGCCAAGAGGTCCGAGCCGGTGCACCCCGAGATCATCACTCTCGAGGCCGAGGACACCGATCGCCAGCTCTCGGCGGAGATCGCCCTGCAGTGGACCGGTGCCTTCTCGGAGTCGGTGCACTCCTATGCCAACACCATCTCCACCACCGAGGGCGGGACGCACGAAGAGGGTTTCCGCTCGGCGCTGACCTCGCTGCTGAACAAGTACGCCCGGGACAAGGGTTTCCTCAAGGAGCGCGACGACAACCTCACCGGTGAGGATATCCGCGAGGGCCTGACCGCTGTCATCTCGGTCAAGCTGGGCGAGCCGCAGTTCGAGGGGCAGACCAAGACCAAGCTGGGCAACACCGAGGCCCGCACCTTCGTGCAGACCCAGCTGTACTCCCACCTCGGTGACTGGCTGGATGCGCACCCGGGTGAGGCCAAGGACATCTTCCGTAAGGGCCAGCAGGCTGCGGCGGCTCGACTGGCGGCCCGGAAGGCACGCGAGGCCACTCGCCGGAAGTCCCTGCTGGAATCGGCCTCCATGCCCGGGAAACTGAAGGACTGTTCCACGCGTGATCCGCGGCGTTCGGAGATCTTCCTGGTGGAGGGCGATTCCGCGGGTGGCTCGGCGGTGCGCGGGCGCGACCCGGAGACCCAGGCGATCCTGCCGCTGCGCGGCAAGATCCTCAACGTGGAGAAGGCGCGCCTGGATCGTGCGCTCGGCAACCAGGAGATCCAGGCACTCATCACCGCCTTCGGGACCGGCATTGGTGAAGAGTTCGACATCACCAAGCTGCGCTACCACAAGATCGTGCTGATGGCCGATGCCGACGTCGACGGTCAGCACATCGCCACCCTGCTGCTCACCATGCTCTTCCGCTACATGCGGCCGCTGGTTGAGGCCGGGCACGTCTACCTCGCCCAGCCGCCGCTGTACCGCCTGAAGTGGACGAACGCCGAGCACCAGTACGTCTACACCGACCGCGAGAAGGACGCCCTGCTGGCCGAGGGCGCGAAGGTGGGCTGGCGCTTGCCGAAGGAATCGGGAGTGCAGCGTTACAAGGGCCTTGGTGAGATGAACGACGAGGAGCTGTGGGAGACCACGATGAACCCGGAGACGCGCACGCTGCGGCAGGTGACCATCGAAGACGCCGCGGCTTCGGATGAGATGTTCGCGGTCCTGATGGGTGAGGACGTGGAGTCCCGTCGGTCCTTCATCCAGCGGAACGCCCACGACGTGCGCTTCCTCGACATCTAG